Proteins from a single region of Takifugu rubripes chromosome 4, fTakRub1.2, whole genome shotgun sequence:
- the hmx3a gene encoding homeobox protein HMX3: MPETTQETCSSAKDSPFFIKNLLNCDSKPPKPKPALTVTKAALDGGFSLSQVGDFSFPRFDLPAHRFSLPAHYLERTSAWWYPYALSSSHIQRTEVIEKPGATDSPPTSGTDRDSPDLVLKSEPEAKEDDEDDEQNNKSGDEIILEESDAEEAKKEELDEWKKRDDDKKPCRKKKTRTVFSRSQVFQLESTFDMKRYLSSSERAGLAASLHLTETQVKIWFQNRRNKWKRQLAAELEAANLSHAAAQRIVRVPILYHENSAPESGGAAASVPASQPLLTFPHPGVYYSHPIVTSVPLLRPV, translated from the exons ATGCCCGAGACAACCCAAGAGACGTGCTCCTCGGCCAAAGACTCCCCTTTCTTCATTAAAAACCTGCTGAACTGTGACAGCAAACCGCCCAAACCCAAACCCGCGCTGACCGTCACCAAGGCGGCCTTGGATGGAGGGTTTTCCCTGTCCCAGGTCGGGGACTTCAGCTTCCCACGCTTTGACCTGCCCGCACATCGATTCAGCCTACCGGCTCACTACCTGGAGCGCACCTCGGCGTGGTGGTACCCGTACGCGCTCAGCTCCTCGCACATTCAGAGAACCGAAG TTATTGAGAAACCAGGAGCCACAGATTCACCCCCGACCTCAGGCACTGACCGAGACTCGCCGGACCTGGTTCTCAAGTCTGAGCCGGAAGCGAAAgaggacgacgaggacgacgagCAGAACAACAAGAGCGGCGACGAGATCATCCTGGAGGAGAGCGACGCGGAGGAGGCCAAaaaggaggagctggacgagTGGAAAAAGAGAGACGACGACAAGAAGCCGTGCCGCAAGAAGAAGACGCGCACGGTTTTCTCTCGCAGCCAGGTGTTCCAGCTGGAGTCCACCTTCGACATGAAGCGCTACCTGAGCAGCTCGGAGCGGGCCGGCCTGGCCGCGTCCCTGCACCTGACGGAGACCCAGGTgaagatctggttccagaacaggaGGAACAAGTGGAAGAGACAGTTGGCTGCCGAGCTGGAGGCCGCCAACCTGAGCCACGCCGCCGCGCAAAGGATAGTCCGTGTGCCCATCCTCTACCACGAGAACTCGGCCCCGGAGAGCGGGGGCGCCGCCGCCAGCGTGCCGGCCAGCCAGCCGCTGCTCACCTTCCCGCACCCGGGGGTCTACTACTCCCACCCGATCGTTACATCTGTGCCGCTGCTCAGACCGGTCTGa
- the hmx2 gene encoding homeobox protein HMX2, giving the protein MSSAGDSGSKCSSGPISSFTIQSILGTPSDAPRSGTKELSKVPPPPPRRRSLSVSSEEECSGGEDSADCFCSDTGHNERCTQHQAHNFSCLGPDKGLLPGSDGLARRPHLTQPLLQDYKEDRERPCHQMSPLSDERQADGADKQSSSAKKKTRTVFSRSQVYQLESTFDMKRYLSSSERACLASSLQLTETQVKTWFQNRRNKWKRQLSAELEAANMAHASAQTLVGMPLVFRDNSLLRVPVPRSIAFPTPLYYPGSNLPALPLYNLYNKIDY; this is encoded by the exons ATGAGCAGCGCAGGAGACAGCGGGAGCAAGTGCTCTTCGGGCCCGATTTCCAGCTTCACCATCCAGTCTATTTTAGGGACTCCGTCCGATGCGCCGCGCTCCGGGACTAAAGAGCTCTCCAAGGTGCCGCCGCCTCCGCCGCGGAGGCGCTCCCTGTCGGTGTCCTCGGAGGAGGAGTGCAGCGGCGGGGAGGATTCAGCAGACTGCTTCTGCTCCGACACGGGTCACAACGAGCGATGCACGCAGCACCAAGCCCATAATTTCTCATGCTTAG GTCCCGATAAAGGACTCCTGCCTGGGAGCGACGGTCTGGCGCGGCGGCCGCACCTGACACAGCCCCTGCTGCAGGATTACAAGGAGGACCGGGAGAGACCGTGCCATCAGATGTCACCTCTGTCCGACgagaggcaggcagacggcGCGGACAAGCAGAGCAGCTCGGCCAAGAAGAAGACGCGCACGGTTTTCTCTCGGAGTCAGGTGTACCAGCTGGAGTCCACCTTCGACATGAAGCGCTACCTGAGCAGCTCGGAGCGGGCCTGCTTAGCCTCCAGCCTCCAGCTGACGGAGACTCAAGTCAAGACGTGGTTTCAAAACAGGAGGAACAAATGGAAACGGCAGCTTTCGGCTGAACTGGAGGCGGCCAACATGGCACACGCCTCCGCACAGACATTAGTGGGGATGCCGCTGGTTTTCAGAGATAACTCGTTACTGCGCGTCCCCGTCCCCCGCTCCATCGCCTTCCCGACGCCCCTTTATTACCCGGGGAGCAACCTGCCAGCGTTACCTTTATATAACCTGTACAACAAGATTGATTACTGA